A single genomic interval of Eurosta solidaginis isolate ZX-2024a chromosome 3, ASM4086904v1, whole genome shotgun sequence harbors:
- the Tmem18 gene encoding transmembrane protein 18, translated as MIDPNFIEVNEITGYWTYLASIDWKDPWLIALLLLHILTTVTTLLTRDYTNFQMLLFLVLLSAAYCSESINEFAASRWKIFSKQQYFDSNGLFISTVFSTPILLNCMILIASWLYNSTQLMVKLGRAKLVQRVQVEQDQELQNTKNVKSE; from the exons ATGATTGATCCGAATTTCATTGAAGTTAACGAGATTACTGGTTATTGGACATACTTAGCAAGC ATTGATTGGAAAGATCCATGGCTTATAGCACTCTTGCTTCTTCACATTTTGACGACTGTAACAACATTGTTGACAAGGGATTATACCAATTTTCAAATGCTTCTATTTCTTGTACTAT TATCAGCGGCCTATTGTTCAGAAAGCATTAATGAATTCGCTGCAAGCAGATGGAAAATTTTCTCGAAACAGCAATATTTCGACAGCAATGGTCTTTTTATTTCAACCGTGTTTTCTACACCCATTTTACTTAATTGCATGATTTTAATT GCTAGCTGGCTGTACAACTCAACACAACTGATGGTTAAATTAGGCAGAGCAAAACTGGTGCAGCGAGTTCAAGTGGAGCAAGACCAAGAGCTTCAAAACACTAAAAATGTGAAATCCgaataa
- the DUBAI gene encoding ubiquitin carboxyl-terminal hydrolase 38, producing the protein MAVKQNNTEANATPAPVNGNSGGGGGGGTTGVSGGVGSVVGGSAGVGAVSVANGVVGTKTKKLNSNVNIAGDVVSVNVESVEPGCSGVGVTVPNKPKINQKTATGVKENSGIGDAGAETGNMSGHTSKQTTDITHILQLIELVELKQQQIAFSHDIVEIYFHLIKELARVQIPRTTPGELKHFKEDIVKVGAFFGKANDKRVYFFYLRIVCQLITQGEDEAPSCAIAIIFQLFSPEMVFEAVKSMLDHKIPDQNIKKTVKLLSDWLRSCNFCQNLNLWILAILTGLHEQQKYTLFRDIALENIEPLFLLLILPVLRPKVFPIVFHMLSSIDQTPVVFHKILPKFTRVVAHLKQQSNTSEDYAEDTKTILQKLVDLTKSLMVRFYGYDDLYEQVELAIKDIPYSVGVSSYGSGLENADDNSATAEILPHDSNAKVGLVNLGNTCYMNSVLQALAMTKEFSREILLSQSKSPLMVNMQQQIALMLYSRRFELTPSRVLNATRPPGFSAGVQQDSSEYLGYLLETLHEQEMLSRKQKPVTDSTNATTAKAIVSAQVAANAVADGETISEPIAKSAKQADKDSNSCYVEGDGCVGVEGATACFTHQTNKKGTPTITMNATSNNSVSVTDVDNNINNASSNNTNNSNTLATYTTTIEKTFTGKLATTYECLTCGWKSRIIDSFRDLQLSFPEVKNECASNYSVQDLIDYYCSPEKLYGDNQYFCERCKKLCDAERYINVISAPKNLILTLKHFKYDQKYHTRAKLMHKVFHDEKVSVKVCAEDTLEEISSVHYDLYAGVVHSGFSMDSGHYYTYAADVTNKWYKFNDNIVTPSKSEELHNLTPPNTPYILFYQMGARSNEVGAASLSFEGSTTTKVIKVDVPSPLTLEELAPELRSYIDRDNYVFTEEVKERILKSGGRAALQRALAAKRNGGQGGGGGGRNDYDDDNDSDQPPPANGCGGNALDINVNRFVF; encoded by the exons ATGGCTGTGAAGCAAAATAACACGGAAGCGAATGCTACGCCCGCACCCGTCAATGGGAACTCTGGAGGTGGAGGGGGCGGTGGTACAACCGGCGTATCAGGTGGCGTTGGAAGTGTTGTGGGTGGTAGTGCTGGAGTCGGTGCTGTTAGCGTTGCTAACGGTGTTGTTGGTACTAAAACGAAAAAACTTAATTCCAATGTAAACATTGCTGGTGATGTTGTTAGTGTCAATGTCGAATCAGTAGAACCTGGTTGTAGTGGCGTGGGTGTCACTGTGCCCAATAAAcccaaaataaatcaaaaaactgCGACAGGAGTCAAGGAAAATAGTGGTATTGGAGATGCAGGTGCAGAAACAGGCAATATGAGTGGGCATACGAGTAAACAAACAACAGATATAACACATATATTACAGCTAATCGAATTGGTTGAATTGAAGCAACAACAAATAGCATTTAGTCATGATATTGTTGAAATCTATTTTCATTTGATAAAGGAGTTGGCACGTGTACAAATACCACGTACTACGCCAGGGGAGCTAAAACATTTCAAGGAGGATATTGTCAAAGTTGGCGCATTCTTCGGCAAAGCCAATGACAAGcgggtttattttttttaccTGCGTATAGTATGTCAACTCATAACTCAAGGCGAAGATGAGGCACCTTCATGCGCTATTGCTATAATATTTCAATTATTCAGCCCAGAAATGGTATTTGAGGCAGTTAAATCAATGTTGGACCATAAAATACCAgatcaaaatataaaaaagactgtAAAGCTACTAAGCGATTGGTTGCGGTCGTGTAATTTTTGCCAAAATCTAAATCTATGGATTTTAGCAATATTGACGGGGCTACATGAGCAGCAAAAGTACACGCTATTTCGCGATATTGCACTAGAGAATATTGAACCTTTATTCCTTTTGTTAATATTGCCCGTGTTGCGTCCAAAAGTGTTTCCAATCGTATTTCACATGTTATCCTCCATCGATCAAACGCCAGTAGTGTTTCACAAG ATTTTACCCAAGTTTACGCGAGTTGTCGCGCATTTGAAGCAGCAGTCAAACACATCGGAAGATTATGCTGAGGATACTaaaacaattttacaaaaattggtTGATTTGACCAAGTCATTGATGGTGCGCTTCTATGGTTATGATGATTTGTACGAACAAGTG GAACTTGCCATCAAGGATATACCATATTCGGTGGGTGTATCAAGCTATGGTAGCGGTCTAGAAAATGCCGATGATAACAGTGCGACTGCTGAAATTTTACCACATGATAGTAATGCCAAAGTTGGCCTAGTTAATTTAGGCAACACATGCTATATGAATAGCGTCCTACAAGCGCTAGCTATGACAAAAGA ATTTAGTCGTGAAATCTTACTTTCGCAGAGTAAGTCACCATTGATGGTGAATATGCAACAACAGATTGCATTAATGCTTTACTCCAGACGATTTGAGCTAACACCATCACGTGTTTTAAATGCTACACGGCCACCTGGTTTTTCCGCGGGCGTACAACAAGATAGCTCTGAATACCTGGGGTATTTGCTAGAAACTTTGCACGAACAGGAAATGTTGTCTCGTAAACAGAAACCAGTTACTGACTCCACCAATGCTACTACCGCAAAAGCAATTGTGAGCGCACAAGTTGCTGCAAATGCTGTTGCTGATGGTGAAACAATCTCTGAACCGATTGCCAAAAGTGCTAAACAAGCAGATAAGGATAGTAATAGTTGTTATGTTGAAGGCGACGGCTGCGTCGGCGTCGAGGGCGCCACAGCGTGTTTTACacatcaaacaaacaaaaaaggaaCACCCACCATAACTATGAATGCTACCAGCAACAATAGCGTCTCTGTCACCGATGTggataataatataaataatgcaTCGAGTAACAACACTAACAACAGCAACACACTTGCAACATACACTACCACCATTGAAAAAACTTTTACTGGCAAATTGGCAACTACGTATGAGTGCTTGACTTGTGGTTGGAAAAGTCGCATTATCGACAGCTTTCGGGATTTGCAATTATCATTTCCTGAGGTAAAAAATGAATGCGCCTCCAATTACTCCGTCCAGGATCTCATCGATTACTATTGTTCGCCAGAGAAACTGTATGGAGATAATCAATATTTTTGTGAACGTTGCAAAAAGTTATGCGATGCTGAGCGTTATATCAATGTTATTAGTGCGCCAAAGAATTTAATCTTAACATTGAAACATTTTAAATACGATCAAAAGTATCACACACGCGCAAAATTAATGCACAAAGTGTTTCATGACGAGAAG GTATCGGTTAAAGTTTGCGCTGAAGACACATTGGAAGAGATTTCCTCTGTTCATTATGATCTTTATGCTGGTGTTGTTCATTCTGGTTTCAGCATGGATTCCGGGCACTATTATACTTATGCGGCTGATGTTACAAATAAATGGTATAAATTTAATGATAATATTGTTACACCATCGAAATCGGAGGAATTGCATAACCTTACACCACCCAATACACCCTATATACTATTCTATCAAATGGGGGCACGCTCAAATGAGGTTGGTGCAGCATCATTATCTTTTGAAGGCTCTACTACAACTAAAGTGATAAAAGTAGATGTGCCGAGTCCATTAACATTGGAGGAACTAGCACCGGAATTGCGTAGTTATATTGATCGTGATAATTACGTTTTTACTGAAGAAGTAAAAGAACGTATTTTGAAGAGTGGCGGACGTGCAGCATTGCAAAGGGCGCTAGCTGCTAAACGTAATGGCGGTCAAGGAGGAGGCGGTGGTGGACGTAATGAttacgatgatgataatgattcTGATCAACCGCCACCTGCTAATGGCTGTGGTGGTAATGCGCTCGACATTAATGTTAATCGCTTTGTATTCTAA